From Quercus lobata isolate SW786 chromosome 1, ValleyOak3.0 Primary Assembly, whole genome shotgun sequence, one genomic window encodes:
- the LOC115986996 gene encoding uncharacterized protein LOC115986996, whose product MEATSLRSLVLSPSPYVGNSLLLHKRMGFINFKSSQLINRPHPKANIVHASNKRDAYGRDYDGKVVDENMIILRMRIHEMKMEETHQEPPSHWMEWEKKYYANYYSDVCEAMGFLQSQLMNARPSLALGVVALVMLSVPSSMVFIMFHLVEIAKVVLAGSP is encoded by the coding sequence ATGGAAGCAACTTCTCTACGTTCCCTTGTACTCTCACCATCTCCCTATGTTGGCAACTCACTTTTATTGCACAAGAGGATGGGGTTCATCAACTTCAAGTCCAGCCAATTGATCAATAGGCCTCATCCCAAAGCCAATATCGTTCATGCATCAAATAAAAGAGATGCATACGGTCGTGATTATGATGGCAAGGTGGTCGATGAAAACATGATCATTCTCAGAATGAGAATTCATGAGATGAAGATGGAGGAGACTCATCAGGAGCCACCTTCTCATTGGATGGAATGggagaaaaaatattatgcTAATTATTATTCGGATGTTTGTGAAGCAATGGGGTTTTTGCAGTCCCAACTGATGAATGCTAGGCCTAGCTTGGCTTTGGGAGTGGTGGCTCTTGTTATGCTGAGCGTACCAAGTTCAATGGTGTTCATTATGTTTCATTTGGTGGAGATAGCTAAGGTTGTATTAGCTGGGAGTCCTTAG
- the LOC115987835 gene encoding uncharacterized protein LOC115987835, translating to MESTSILSSSFITSFHPKHSSLYLHPKRASSSSSTRIFASRNEAHDQNYYSGRLVDESMIVLRKRIHEMKMVERNYEPPSDWMDWEKRYYTSYDSTICELMGFLQSQLMNTRPSLAFGMMALVILSVPTSSAVVLFHLIEFTKSVLAGIST from the coding sequence ATGGAATCCACttccattctttcttcttctttcattacTTCTTTTCACCCAAAACATAGCAGCCTCTATCTTCATCCAAAGagagcatcatcatcatcatccactAGAATTTTTGCTTCAAGAAACGAAGCTCATGACCAAAACTATTATAGTGGCAGGCTAGTGGATGAAAGCATGATTGTTCTTCGGAAGAGAATTCATGAGATGAAGATGGTGGAGAGGAACTATGAGCCACCGAGTGATTGGATGGATTGGGAGAAGAGGTATTACACGAGCTACGATTCGACTATATGCGAATTGATGGGCTTCTTGCAATCCCAGCTGATGAATACTAGGCCGAGCTTGGCTTTCGGAATGATGGCTCTAGTTATTTTGAGTGTGCCAACATCGAGTGCTGTGGTTTTGTTTCATCTCATTGAGTTTACCAAAAGTGTTTTGGCTGGGATTTCAACTTAA